CCAGCCCGCATCGCGGAGCTCCCTCTCGATGAGCGGTGCGAGATCGAGCCCGATGCTGGCGAAGTACGTCGCGTGCTTGACCTCGAGCACGACGCCGATCTCGCGACCGTGCTCCACCGAGCCCTCGCGCACGATGTCGAGCACGTCGCGCAGGCGGAGGATCGCCTGCGCGTCGTCGAAGCTCGCACTGGAGGCGCGCACCTCGGGCAGCCGCTCGCGCCCGCGCAGGGTCGACAGCTCCGCCCAGGTGAAGTCCTCGGTGAACCAGCCCGTCAGCGCCTGCCCGTCGACGCGCTTGGTCGTCTTGCGGTCGGCGAACTCCGGATGCCGGGCGATGTCGGTCGTGCCGGAGATCTCGTTCTCGTGGCGGACGACGAGGACGCCGTCCTTCGTGGCCACCACGTCGGGCTCCACCGCGTCGACACCCATCGCCAGTGCGAGTTCGTAGGAGGAACGGCTGTGCTCCGGGCGGTAGCCGGGCGCACCGCGATGCCCGATGACGAGGGGCGATTTCCTTGGCACGCTCTCAGCGTAGAACACCCCACACCCGCCACCACGCGGGTATCGTAGAGGAAAGCGACCTACGACCCCCTTTTGGAGTGAGGCCCACCAATGAGCAACTTCGCCTTCAACAACCCGGCGTTCAAGCAGCAGGATCCGCGCAATGTCGCGACCTACCCGGGCGGACCGCAGGCCGCTCAGGGTGCGCAGAACGCCTCCTTCCAGCACGCCACGATGGATGCCGCGGCCAACGCGCAGCTCGAGGGCATGTACGCGGCACCTCCCGCCGGCGCCATCGAGACCGACCGGATGTCCGTCGAGGACACCGTCTGGAAGACCGCCGGCCTGTTCGCCATCCTTCTCGTGACCGCGGCCGTCGGCTGGGTCTGGACGCTCGGCGGGGTCCAGATGAACCCGTACGGCGGCGTCTCGATGCTGCCGTGGATCATCGGCGCCCTCGGCGGCTTCGTGCTCGCCATGGTCATCACCTTCACGTCGCGCAAGAAGGTGCGCCCCGCGCTGATCTTCGCCTACGCGGCTTTCGAGGGCCTCTTCGTGGGTGGCATCTCGGCGTTCTTCGAGGTCATCTACCCCGGCATCGTCTTCCAGGCGACCCTCGCGACGGTCTCCGTCGTCGGCGTCACGCTGGCCCTCTTCGCCAGCGGCAAGATCCGCGCCTCGAAGAAGGCCACCAAGGTCTTCATGATCGCCATGGTCGGCTACCTCGTCTTCTCGCTGCTGAACCTCGTCCTGATGTGGACGGGCGTGCTGCCCGAGGGACAGGCGTTCGGCCTGCTGAGCGCGTCGATCGCCGGCATCCCGCTCGGACTCATCATCGGTGTGCTCGTCGTCATCATGGCCGCGTACTCGCTGGTGCTCGACTTCGAC
This genomic interval from Microbacterium sp. LWH11-1.2 contains the following:
- a CDS encoding glycerophosphodiester phosphodiesterase family protein, whose translation is MPRKSPLVIGHRGAPGYRPEHSRSSYELALAMGVDAVEPDVVATKDGVLVVRHENEISGTTDIARHPEFADRKTTKRVDGQALTGWFTEDFTWAELSTLRGRERLPEVRASSASFDDAQAILRLRDVLDIVREGSVEHGREIGVVLEVKHATYFASIGLDLAPLIERELRDAGWADGELPLIIECFESTVLGQLRARGISASYVYLIEAAGRPYDLLVAEGKQALTYKATVTPHGLDELVGKVDGISVNKKMLLARGSTIVPDAHARGLKVFTWTCRPENAFLAAEFRGPGGKGAFGDYESEWGVIARSGVDGVFVDHPDLGVSFFRS
- a CDS encoding Bax inhibitor-1/YccA family protein, which gives rise to MSNFAFNNPAFKQQDPRNVATYPGGPQAAQGAQNASFQHATMDAAANAQLEGMYAAPPAGAIETDRMSVEDTVWKTAGLFAILLVTAAVGWVWTLGGVQMNPYGGVSMLPWIIGALGGFVLAMVITFTSRKKVRPALIFAYAAFEGLFVGGISAFFEVIYPGIVFQATLATVSVVGVTLALFASGKIRASKKATKVFMIAMVGYLVFSLLNLVLMWTGVLPEGQAFGLLSASIAGIPLGLIIGVLVVIMAAYSLVLDFDQIQQGVRNGAPRQFGWMGAFGIMVTVVWLYVEILRIIAIVRSN